A region from the Spirochaeta thermophila DSM 6192 genome encodes:
- the dnaK gene encoding molecular chaperone DnaK, producing MGKIIGIDLGTTNSCVAVMEGNEPVVIANSEGQRTTPSVVAFLPNGERLVGQPAKNQMITNPENTIYSIKRFMGRQYSEVGEEIRMVPYKVTQDSRGAVRVEVLGKQYSPEEISAAILQKMKKTAEDYLGEPVTEAVITVPAYFNDAQRQATKDAGRIAGLEVKRILNEPTAAALAYGLGKDQSKEQKIAVFDLGGGTFDISILELGDGVFEVKSTNGDTHLGGDDFDQRIIEWLVENFKKDYGIDLSQDRMALQRLKEAAEKAKKELSTLQETEINLPFITADASGPKHLRYTLTRAKFEQLIEDLLERTKGPCHNALKDAGLKPEDVDVVILVGGSTRVPAVQRIVKEIFGKEPHKGVNPDEVVAMGAAIQAGIIAGDVKDVLLLDVIPLSLGIETLGGVFTKIIERNTTIPTRKTQIFSTATDNQTAVTIHVLQGEREMASQNRSLARFDLVGIPPAPRGVPQIEVTFDVDANGILHVSAKDLATGKEQKIRVEPTSGLNEAEIQRMIREAEANAEADRKARERAEARNEADNLIYYTEKTLRELGDKVGAGDREQIEKAIADLKAVMDSGSTEEIKAKIEVLRQASYKIAEEVYKRAQAGGDVSGGAGGAQGASGKGDVEDADYEVVDDNK from the coding sequence ATGGGAAAGATCATAGGAATCGACCTTGGAACCACCAACTCGTGTGTCGCCGTGATGGAAGGGAACGAACCGGTGGTGATCGCCAATTCCGAGGGACAGCGGACCACGCCTTCCGTGGTGGCCTTCCTTCCCAATGGTGAGCGGCTGGTGGGGCAGCCAGCGAAGAACCAGATGATCACCAACCCGGAGAACACCATCTATTCCATCAAGCGGTTCATGGGCCGCCAGTACAGCGAGGTGGGCGAGGAGATCAGGATGGTGCCCTACAAGGTGACCCAGGATTCCCGCGGGGCCGTCCGGGTGGAAGTCCTCGGGAAGCAGTATTCCCCCGAGGAGATCTCCGCGGCCATCCTCCAGAAGATGAAGAAGACGGCCGAGGACTATCTCGGAGAACCCGTGACCGAGGCCGTGATCACCGTGCCGGCCTACTTCAACGATGCCCAGCGTCAGGCGACCAAGGACGCGGGGCGCATCGCGGGACTCGAGGTGAAGCGTATCCTCAACGAGCCCACGGCGGCGGCCCTCGCCTACGGGCTCGGCAAGGATCAGTCCAAGGAGCAGAAGATCGCGGTCTTCGACCTTGGGGGTGGGACGTTCGACATCTCCATCCTCGAGCTGGGGGACGGTGTGTTCGAGGTGAAGTCCACCAACGGTGACACCCACCTCGGGGGCGACGACTTCGACCAGCGGATCATCGAGTGGCTGGTGGAGAACTTCAAGAAGGACTACGGCATCGACCTCTCCCAGGACAGGATGGCCCTCCAGCGCCTCAAGGAGGCGGCGGAGAAGGCGAAGAAGGAGCTCTCCACCCTCCAGGAGACCGAGATCAACCTGCCGTTCATCACGGCCGATGCATCGGGGCCGAAGCACCTCAGGTATACCCTCACGAGGGCGAAGTTCGAGCAGCTCATCGAGGACCTCCTCGAGCGTACCAAGGGCCCGTGTCACAATGCCCTCAAGGATGCAGGCCTCAAGCCCGAGGATGTCGACGTGGTGATCCTCGTGGGTGGCTCCACGCGTGTCCCCGCGGTCCAGCGGATCGTGAAGGAGATCTTCGGCAAGGAACCGCACAAGGGGGTGAACCCCGATGAGGTGGTGGCCATGGGTGCTGCGATCCAGGCGGGTATCATCGCGGGAGACGTGAAGGATGTGCTCCTCCTCGATGTGATCCCCCTCTCGCTCGGTATCGAGACCCTGGGTGGGGTCTTCACCAAGATCATCGAGAGGAACACGACCATCCCCACCAGGAAGACGCAGATCTTCTCCACTGCCACGGACAATCAGACCGCGGTGACGATCCACGTGCTCCAGGGTGAACGCGAGATGGCATCCCAGAACAGGAGCCTCGCGCGGTTCGACCTCGTTGGTATTCCCCCTGCCCCGCGTGGGGTGCCTCAGATCGAGGTGACCTTCGACGTGGACGCCAACGGTATCCTCCATGTCTCGGCGAAGGATCTCGCCACCGGCAAGGAGCAGAAGATCCGCGTGGAGCCGACTTCCGGACTCAACGAGGCGGAGATCCAGCGCATGATCAGGGAGGCCGAGGCGAACGCAGAGGCCGACAGGAAGGCCCGTGAACGCGCGGAGGCCAGGAACGAGGCGGACAACCTCATCTACTACACTGAAAAGACCCTTCGGGAGCTGGGTGACAAAGTGGGCGCCGGCGACAGGGAACAGATAGAGAAGGCGATCGCGGATCTCAAGGCGGTGATGGATTCGGGTTCCACCGAGGAGATCAAGGCGAAGATCGAGGTGTTGCGCCAGGCGTCGTACAAGATCGCCGAGGAGGTCTACAAGCGGGCCCAGGCCGGCGGCGATGTCTCCGGTGGGGCCGGTGGGGCTCAGGGCGCTTCCGGGAAGGGCGATGTGGAAGATG
- the grpE gene encoding nucleotide exchange factor GrpE, with protein MTREKNEELQDKEERMDNEETRPQDEASGDAGSSAPGTDVQEGDAAHPSSEGGAGRELTPEEELARLKERSAALEEENAFLRDAYLRARADFENYKKRMQRETEERAKFLTQKLLEDLLPVLDDFERAIEAAEQTDDVKTLHEGVAMISERLHAVLESRWGLVKFSAAGQPFDPNRHEALQMEEGDFEEPTVIEEYEKGYALHGRILRPARVKVGMPARNRSEETQAVCTQEHTPDTTSEGKGEE; from the coding sequence ATGACACGGGAGAAGAACGAGGAACTCCAGGACAAAGAGGAGCGCATGGATAACGAAGAGACACGACCGCAGGATGAGGCCTCGGGAGACGCCGGATCCTCCGCGCCTGGGACCGATGTCCAGGAAGGGGATGCGGCCCACCCCTCCTCGGAGGGAGGGGCAGGGCGCGAGCTCACCCCTGAGGAGGAACTTGCGAGGCTCAAGGAGCGCAGTGCCGCGCTCGAGGAGGAGAACGCCTTTCTCCGGGACGCGTACCTCAGGGCACGGGCCGACTTCGAGAACTACAAGAAACGCATGCAGCGGGAGACCGAGGAACGGGCGAAGTTCCTCACCCAGAAACTCCTCGAGGACCTCCTCCCCGTGCTCGACGACTTCGAGCGGGCGATAGAGGCGGCCGAGCAGACCGATGACGTGAAGACCCTTCACGAGGGTGTGGCCATGATCTCGGAGCGGCTCCATGCAGTTCTCGAGTCCCGATGGGGACTGGTGAAGTTCTCGGCAGCGGGACAGCCCTTCGATCCGAATCGTCACGAGGCCCTTCAGATGGAGGAGGGGGACTTCGAGGAACCCACTGTGATAGAGGAGTACGAAAAGGGCTACGCCCTTCATGGACGCATACTCCGGCCTGCGCGCGTGAAGGTGGGTATGCCTGCGCGCAATCGGTCCGAGGAGACCCAGGCCGTCTGTACTCAGGAACACACGCCGGATACAACTTCCGAAGGAAAAGGAGAGGAGTGA